In Lactobacillus sp. PV012, one genomic interval encodes:
- a CDS encoding DNA internalization-related competence protein ComEC/Rec2, with protein MKSSKINWNYEFLRPGYLLLISITCIIISLIVFQAHTWGQFVVSGILLLYLGGLIKYKYRVAKGWIIILGCVFLCLINKNNFDNQGIGNRLFIYPDEVSITDHYLSGQISDGKNTFLVGMKTASGLEEAIKQGLPLVLSEVNLEKEEIDQETNFGQFDFRKYYQTKKIKYRLKVVSTNFSINNGKNLQIFFHKIRYELQRYFDQMPKLTKFFASEMILAKNPSADNKSILSNYRNLGVIHLLSISGLHVSLYVAAISLGLTKLKRSPDEIFIFCSIFLGFEIIISNWQAGFVRASLGYIYGKIVEKHHLPIARGDRLGAVVLTHLLLNPTLFLSSGAILSYLLVGGLELLESNSIKFQGIKLNLLITPILLYYFYQVNILTPFFNLLIVPIFNFVLLPLTVIGIFSFWQLPNITLYFIEPVFQKINIFIDGLASTRIGQVLFGKINWWQLLLLLIITIVFILTKEKTKKSRLCFGTVIMTYVLIFVSIHFPLVGQVSIIDVGQGDSILITTPLKRKVYLIDTGGKVTFGKKKITQAQLERITLPFLQAQGINKIDGVFLSHQDADHIGDLRTLLQNIKVSNLYFAKGLTNNPSFQKRISNCVNYTKLTPLLAGDTVKDQNIAFHVVYPFQEGLGKNEDSLSLFFTLAHKNWLMTGDLDQAGELKLIERYPLKVDYFKLGHHGSKTSSNPAFLKQICPSMVFISSGRNNRYGHPHLETLKTLNELKIAYLNTQDRGTITWKYNIFNQEHFETYLFRRKK; from the coding sequence TTGAAAAGTTCAAAGATCAATTGGAACTATGAATTTTTAAGACCAGGATATTTACTTTTAATAAGTATTACTTGTATTATTATTTCTCTAATAGTTTTTCAGGCCCATACTTGGGGACAATTTGTAGTATCAGGAATTTTACTTTTGTACTTAGGAGGTTTAATTAAGTATAAATACCGAGTAGCTAAAGGGTGGATAATTATCCTAGGATGCGTGTTTTTGTGCTTGATAAATAAAAACAATTTTGACAATCAGGGTATTGGAAATAGGCTTTTTATTTATCCTGATGAAGTCAGTATCACAGATCATTATTTATCGGGACAAATTTCTGATGGAAAAAATACGTTTTTGGTAGGGATGAAAACAGCTAGTGGACTTGAGGAGGCTATCAAACAGGGATTGCCCTTAGTTTTAAGTGAAGTCAATCTTGAAAAAGAAGAGATTGACCAGGAAACTAATTTTGGACAATTTGATTTTAGAAAATACTATCAAACTAAGAAAATCAAGTATCGTCTAAAAGTTGTATCTACAAACTTTTCAATAAATAATGGAAAAAACTTACAAATATTTTTTCATAAAATTCGGTATGAATTGCAGCGGTATTTTGATCAGATGCCCAAACTTACTAAGTTTTTTGCAAGTGAAATGATTTTAGCCAAAAATCCAAGTGCAGATAATAAATCAATCTTAAGCAATTACAGAAATTTGGGTGTGATTCATTTGTTGAGTATTTCTGGCTTACATGTAAGTCTTTATGTAGCAGCGATTAGTTTAGGGTTAACTAAATTAAAAAGATCACCAGATGAAATTTTTATATTTTGTAGTATATTTTTAGGTTTTGAAATTATTATCTCAAATTGGCAAGCTGGGTTTGTAAGAGCAAGTTTAGGCTATATTTACGGAAAAATAGTAGAAAAACATCATTTGCCAATTGCACGTGGTGACAGATTAGGTGCAGTAGTTTTGACGCATTTATTGCTAAATCCTACTTTATTTTTATCAAGTGGGGCAATCTTAAGCTATTTACTTGTTGGTGGATTAGAACTTTTAGAGAGTAATTCGATAAAGTTTCAGGGAATCAAGTTAAATTTATTGATTACTCCAATTCTTTTATATTATTTTTATCAAGTGAATATTTTAACTCCTTTTTTTAATCTTCTTATTGTGCCAATCTTTAATTTTGTTCTGTTGCCTTTAACAGTGATTGGAATTTTTTCCTTCTGGCAGTTACCAAATATTACCTTGTATTTTATTGAACCAGTTTTTCAAAAAATCAATATTTTTATTGATGGCCTAGCTTCAACGAGAATTGGACAGGTTCTTTTTGGAAAAATTAATTGGTGGCAATTACTTCTTTTGTTAATTATTACAATAGTTTTTATTTTAACTAAAGAAAAAACTAAAAAGAGCAGATTATGTTTTGGAACAGTGATCATGACTTATGTATTAATCTTTGTTAGTATTCATTTTCCACTAGTTGGCCAAGTAAGTATTATTGATGTAGGTCAAGGAGATAGTATTTTGATTACAACTCCATTAAAAAGAAAGGTGTATTTAATAGATACAGGTGGTAAAGTTACCTTTGGTAAGAAAAAGATTACACAGGCTCAACTTGAGAGAATTACATTGCCGTTTCTTCAGGCACAAGGAATTAACAAAATTGATGGAGTGTTTTTATCACATCAAGATGCTGACCACATTGGTGATTTAAGGACTTTGCTCCAAAATATAAAAGTAAGCAATTTATATTTTGCAAAAGGATTAACTAATAATCCGAGCTTTCAAAAAAGAATTTCTAATTGCGTAAACTATACAAAATTAACACCCTTGTTGGCAGGAGATACAGTAAAAGATCAAAATATTGCTTTTCACGTTGTTTATCCCTTTCAAGAAGGATTAGGCAAAAATGAAGACTCACTTTCACTATTTTTCACTTTAGCGCATAAAAATTGGCTAATGACAGGAGACTTAGATCAAGCGGGAGAATTAAAATTAATAGAAAGGTATCCGTTAAAGGTTGATTATTTCAAATTAGGCCATCATGGCAGTAAGACATCAAGTAATCCAGCTTTTTTAAAGCAGATTTGTCCATCTATGGTATTTATCTCTTCTGGACGCAATAATCGTTATGGACATCCTCATTTAGAAACTTTGAAGACACTAAATGAATTAAAAATAGCATATTTAAATACTCAAGATCGTGGTACAATAACTTGGAAATATAACATATTTAATCAAGAACATTTTGAGACGTATTTATTTAGAAGGAAAAAATGA
- the rpsT gene encoding 30S ribosomal protein S20, with product MPQIKSAIKRVKTNTTANKRNSAELSKLRTAIRKFNQAVETKSKDVLDLEIKAARALDKAVTKGLISKNKANRDKSRFAKKAKAASNN from the coding sequence ATGCCACAAATCAAGTCAGCAATTAAGCGTGTTAAAACTAACACCACTGCAAACAAGCGTAACTCTGCTGAATTAAGTAAATTGAGAACTGCAATCAGAAAATTCAACCAAGCTGTTGAAACTAAGTCTAAAGATGTCCTCGATTTAGAAATTAAGGCTGCTCGTGCTTTAGATAAGGCCGTAACTAAGGGACTTATTTCAAAGAATAAGGCAAACCGTGATAAATCACGTTTTGCTAAGAAGGCTAAAGCTGCTTCAAATAACTAA
- a CDS encoding DNA-dependent RNA polymerase subunit epsilon encodes MIYKVLYQKDQIVNPRRETTQTLFLEANNIVEARSLVEDKTPYNIEFIQELTGNSLAYEKQNPDFKLTTFDADSK; translated from the coding sequence ATGATCTATAAAGTTTTATACCAAAAAGACCAGATCGTTAATCCACGTCGTGAAACTACACAAACTTTATTTTTAGAAGCAAACAATATTGTTGAAGCACGTAGCTTGGTTGAAGATAAAACCCCTTACAACATTGAATTCATCCAAGAATTAACTGGAAACTCTCTTGCTTATGAAAAGCAAAATCCAGATTTTAAGCTTACAACATTTGATGCAGATAGCAAATAA
- the holA gene encoding DNA polymerase III subunit delta — protein sequence MTLTSLFKQTSPDKDNLLIEGPDSFFNEYIVEDYIKQSKFADYEKIIIDCNDEGLDELMATLMESSLFSQQKLVLVKNPFFLTSKVPVKYKKQITQLTPILQNLSHLDDTVIFLANYEKIDRRKKLSKMILDQVNVITTKIKPYESIAYIKKIAKQEGYQFTRSALSLLEQRTDQVFDEMLSNYLKLKNICDDHKITETIVINNVEQSLSENIFEILTNVFNRDKLKAIMRLKNHLREGVTVVQLIAVFESQLEFLLAVKILQERQWSKDQIIKELHANPYRVKFALEKKVKAERLKQLVKEIIKLDYNYKNGTYHENEFLEMFILDM from the coding sequence ATGACACTTACTTCACTTTTTAAACAAACCAGCCCAGATAAAGATAATTTGCTTATTGAAGGTCCAGATAGTTTTTTTAATGAATATATTGTTGAGGATTATATTAAGCAAAGTAAATTTGCTGATTATGAAAAAATTATTATTGATTGTAATGATGAAGGACTGGATGAATTGATGGCAACATTAATGGAGTCTTCTTTGTTTAGTCAACAAAAATTAGTACTTGTAAAAAATCCATTTTTTTTAACGAGTAAAGTTCCAGTAAAATATAAAAAGCAAATAACCCAATTAACGCCAATATTGCAAAATTTAAGTCACTTGGATGACACAGTGATTTTTCTGGCAAATTATGAAAAAATTGATCGTCGAAAAAAATTATCTAAAATGATATTGGATCAAGTAAATGTTATTACCACTAAAATAAAACCATATGAAAGTATTGCATATATTAAAAAGATTGCTAAACAGGAAGGCTATCAATTTACAAGGTCAGCTTTATCACTTTTAGAACAAAGAACGGACCAAGTATTTGATGAGATGTTAAGCAATTATTTAAAATTAAAAAATATTTGTGATGATCATAAAATTACTGAAACGATAGTTATAAATAATGTTGAGCAATCACTATCTGAAAATATCTTTGAAATTTTAACTAATGTTTTTAATAGAGATAAGCTGAAGGCTATTATGCGATTGAAGAATCACTTACGTGAAGGAGTAACCGTCGTACAATTAATAGCAGTATTTGAAAGTCAATTAGAGTTTTTGTTAGCCGTAAAAATTTTGCAAGAAAGGCAATGGAGTAAAGACCAAATTATTAAGGAATTACATGCTAATCCTTATCGTGTTAAGTTTGCATTAGAAAAGAAAGTAAAAGCAGAGAGGCTAAAGCAATTAGTAAAAGAGATTATTAAGCTAGATTATAATTATAAAAATGGTACTTATCATGAGAATGAGTTTTTAGAAATGTTTATTTTAGACATGTAA
- the coaD gene encoding pantetheine-phosphate adenylyltransferase: MVKAIFPGSFDPVTNGHVETAKIASSIFDEVYFVIMTNTNKKYLFSEQERVTLAKQIFSKDQNIHVISRPADLTVKVAEELGADAIVRGLRNDADFNYEREIAAINKSLAPDLNTVLLLTSPENSFISSSMIKETVTFGGDVSKLVPSNVVTALNEKLKND, from the coding sequence ATGGTAAAGGCAATTTTTCCTGGAAGTTTTGATCCGGTTACTAATGGCCATGTAGAGACGGCAAAGATTGCTAGTTCAATATTTGATGAAGTTTACTTTGTTATAATGACGAATACTAATAAAAAATATCTTTTTTCTGAACAAGAAAGAGTGACACTAGCTAAGCAAATATTTAGTAAAGATCAAAATATTCACGTTATTTCTCGGCCAGCCGATTTGACAGTTAAGGTAGCAGAGGAACTGGGAGCTGATGCAATTGTAAGAGGATTACGCAATGATGCAGACTTTAATTATGAGCGAGAAATTGCAGCCATTAATAAATCATTAGCCCCGGACTTGAATACTGTCTTACTTTTGACAAGTCCAGAAAATAGTTTTATTTCTTCGAGTATGATTAAGGAAACAGTAACCTTTGGGGGAGATGTTAGTAAATTGGTACCTTCAAATGTCGTAACTGCCCTAAATGAAAAGTTAAAAAATGATTAA
- a CDS encoding DUF2129 domain-containing protein has protein sequence MSLVYQPNDKDNLQRRISLIVWLKKEKDFLKLKYYGDIVYVSRAKKYAVLYVDQENIEKTVSILNHKGFTKKVEESRSSYLDFSPEYQEKTMREMKEKAEKLREENEDLRV, from the coding sequence ATGAGCTTAGTATACCAGCCAAATGATAAAGATAACTTACAGCGGCGGATTTCATTAATCGTCTGGCTAAAAAAAGAAAAAGATTTTTTAAAGTTAAAATACTATGGTGATATTGTTTATGTTTCAAGAGCTAAAAAATATGCAGTATTATATGTGGATCAAGAAAATATTGAAAAAACAGTATCAATTTTGAATCATAAGGGGTTTACAAAGAAGGTAGAAGAGTCAAGGTCATCCTATTTAGATTTTTCTCCTGAATATCAGGAAAAAACAATGCGGGAAATGAAAGAAAAGGCAGAAAAGTTAAGAGAAGAAAATGAGGATTTAAGAGTTTGA
- the rsmD gene encoding 16S rRNA (guanine(966)-N(2))-methyltransferase RsmD, translating into MRIIAGKYAKRNLFTLKSNKTRPTSDKVKGSLFNSMGQFFDGGEVLDLYGGSGALGIEAVSRGYDHATLVDISGQACEIIKKNVALTKEPEKFDILRMRDTQALKYFEEHGKKFDLVFLDPPYAKEKIVKIMTKLLEADLLNEKAWIVAETDEHTELPSIVEGFKMLKNHQLGRTKVKIYERI; encoded by the coding sequence TTGAGAATTATAGCTGGCAAGTACGCAAAACGTAATTTATTCACTTTGAAGAGTAATAAAACTCGTCCGACAAGTGATAAGGTAAAGGGCTCATTATTTAATTCAATGGGACAATTCTTTGATGGTGGCGAAGTCTTAGATTTATATGGAGGTAGTGGTGCTTTAGGGATTGAAGCAGTTTCACGTGGTTATGATCACGCAACATTAGTGGACATTAGTGGACAAGCTTGTGAAATTATCAAAAAGAACGTTGCTTTAACTAAAGAACCAGAAAAATTTGACATCTTAAGAATGAGAGATACACAAGCTCTCAAATATTTTGAAGAACATGGCAAGAAATTTGATCTTGTTTTTTTAGATCCACCTTATGCTAAAGAAAAAATTGTTAAGATTATGACAAAGTTACTAGAAGCTGATTTATTAAATGAAAAAGCTTGGATTGTAGCAGAGACGGATGAACATACAGAGCTACCTTCAATAGTAGAGGGCTTTAAAATGTTAAAAAATCACCAGTTAGGTAGAACTAAAGTTAAAATATATGAAAGGATTTAA
- a CDS encoding helix-hairpin-helix domain-containing protein, producing the protein MDFEKIKNFLLEKKSYVMVILVLGIGGIFFLKSQGQQPVDNSNLVTQDGQSTTNSASSSATASSTQNLESSKTEHLASSQSTVTCDIAGAVKEPGVYTLKNGARLDNLIKAAGGIKKNANLKQVNRALILKDQDQVYIPTKGEKVETAVSSQGVGSSSAGNNQNTATSSTNSQSGEKIHINSASVQDFQKLSGIGEKKAEQIVSYRDQNGGFKSIEEITKVSGIGDKTFEKFKDQLEL; encoded by the coding sequence ATGGATTTTGAAAAGATAAAAAACTTTCTTTTAGAAAAAAAGAGTTATGTGATGGTAATTTTGGTGTTAGGGATTGGAGGAATCTTTTTCTTAAAAAGCCAAGGGCAGCAACCTGTAGACAATAGTAATTTAGTAACGCAAGATGGACAGTCAACTACAAATTCAGCTAGCTCTAGTGCTACGGCTTCCTCTACCCAAAATTTAGAAAGTTCAAAAACCGAGCATCTTGCTTCCTCTCAGAGTACAGTAACTTGCGATATTGCAGGTGCAGTGAAGGAACCAGGGGTATATACATTAAAAAATGGGGCAAGATTAGATAATCTGATTAAGGCAGCTGGAGGAATTAAAAAGAATGCAAATTTGAAACAAGTAAATCGTGCCCTTATTTTAAAAGATCAGGACCAGGTTTATATTCCTACAAAAGGAGAGAAAGTTGAAACTGCAGTTTCTTCTCAAGGTGTAGGTAGCTCATCTGCAGGGAATAATCAGAATACTGCGACTTCTAGTACCAATTCACAAAGTGGTGAAAAAATTCATATTAATAGTGCCAGTGTGCAAGACTTTCAAAAACTGTCAGGTATTGGAGAAAAGAAAGCTGAGCAGATTGTAAGCTACCGAGATCAAAATGGTGGATTTAAATCAATTGAGGAAATAACGAAAGTATCAGGTATTGGGGACAAGACGTTTGAAAAGTTCAAAGATCAATTGGAACTATGA
- the typA gene encoding translational GTPase TypA yields MQRREDIRNIAIIAHVDHGKTTLVNQLLKQSDTLPEHMNLEDRAMDSNDIERERGITILSKNTAVKFGDTTINILDTPGHADFGGEVERIMHMVDGALLLVDAYEGTMPQTRFVLKKALEAGVKPIVVINKIDRPGARPSEVLDEVLELFIELGATDEQLDFPVVYASALNGTSSYDEDLSTQKETMDPVFETIVKNIPAPVDNVDEPLQFQITMLDWDDYVGRIGVGRVYRGKIKVGDQVTVMKRDGSTQNFRVTKLFGYFGLKRNEIQEAKAGDIIAISGINDIYVGETIASAEKPEALPVLKIDPPTLQMDFVANDSPFAGREGDQVTPKKLEDRLIRQTRTDVSLKVEPTDQINAWTVSGRGELHLSILVEELRREGFELQLSRPKVIYREIDGVLSEPFEAVQVDTPDEYVGSVIDSLSQRKGEMQNMTSTGNGQTRLEFLVPSRGLIGYNNEFMSQTAGYGIMNHTFDSYKPVVKNWEPGRRNGALVSINQGQSTTYSLQSVEQRGVLFVGAGVEVYEGMIVGQSSRERDIAVNVTKGKNLTNTRASGKDHSASIKTPKTMTLEESIEFLNDDEYCEVTPESIRLRKKILNTSERQKADKKRKKAN; encoded by the coding sequence TTGCAAAGAAGAGAAGATATTAGAAATATTGCGATTATTGCTCACGTTGACCACGGTAAAACTACCTTAGTTAACCAATTATTAAAACAGTCTGATACATTACCAGAACACATGAACTTAGAAGATCGTGCGATGGACTCTAATGATATTGAACGTGAACGTGGTATTACTATCTTATCAAAAAATACTGCTGTTAAATTCGGTGATACTACTATCAATATCTTAGATACTCCAGGTCACGCCGACTTTGGTGGGGAAGTAGAACGAATCATGCACATGGTTGATGGAGCCCTTTTATTGGTTGATGCCTATGAAGGAACTATGCCTCAAACTCGTTTTGTGTTGAAGAAAGCTTTAGAAGCTGGAGTTAAGCCGATCGTTGTAATTAACAAAATTGACCGTCCAGGAGCTCGTCCAAGTGAAGTATTAGATGAAGTATTAGAATTATTCATTGAATTGGGAGCAACTGATGAACAACTTGATTTCCCAGTTGTTTATGCTAGTGCTTTAAATGGTACTTCTTCTTATGATGAAGATTTAAGTACTCAAAAAGAAACTATGGATCCTGTTTTTGAAACTATTGTTAAGAACATTCCAGCTCCAGTTGATAATGTAGATGAACCACTTCAATTCCAAATTACTATGCTTGATTGGGATGACTATGTAGGTCGTATTGGAGTAGGACGTGTTTACCGCGGAAAGATTAAAGTTGGGGATCAAGTAACTGTTATGAAACGTGATGGTTCAACTCAAAACTTCCGTGTAACTAAGCTATTTGGTTACTTTGGTTTAAAGCGTAATGAAATCCAAGAAGCTAAAGCAGGAGATATTATTGCTATTTCTGGTATTAATGATATTTATGTAGGTGAAACTATTGCCTCCGCTGAAAAGCCAGAAGCTTTACCTGTTTTGAAGATCGATCCACCAACTCTTCAAATGGATTTTGTTGCTAATGATTCACCATTTGCTGGACGCGAAGGTGATCAAGTTACTCCTAAGAAGTTAGAAGATCGTTTAATTCGTCAAACTCGTACTGATGTTTCATTAAAGGTAGAACCAACTGATCAAATTAATGCTTGGACAGTATCGGGTCGTGGTGAATTACACTTATCTATTTTAGTTGAAGAGTTACGCCGCGAAGGATTTGAATTACAATTATCACGTCCTAAGGTAATTTACCGTGAAATTGACGGGGTCCTTAGTGAACCTTTTGAAGCTGTACAAGTTGATACACCAGATGAATATGTAGGTTCTGTAATTGATTCACTTTCTCAAAGAAAAGGTGAAATGCAAAACATGACTTCAACTGGTAATGGTCAAACTAGACTTGAGTTCTTAGTACCATCTCGTGGTTTAATTGGATATAACAATGAATTTATGTCTCAAACTGCAGGTTACGGTATCATGAACCATACTTTTGACTCTTACAAGCCTGTTGTTAAAAACTGGGAACCTGGTCGTCGTAATGGTGCCCTTGTATCAATTAACCAAGGTCAATCAACTACTTATTCACTCCAATCTGTAGAACAACGTGGTGTTCTTTTTGTGGGTGCAGGTGTTGAAGTTTATGAAGGAATGATTGTAGGTCAATCTTCTCGTGAACGTGATATTGCTGTTAATGTTACTAAAGGTAAGAACTTAACTAATACTCGTGCTTCTGGTAAAGACCACTCAGCTTCTATTAAGACACCTAAGACAATGACTTTAGAAGAATCAATTGAATTCTTAAATGATGATGAATACTGTGAAGTAACTCCAGAAAGTATTCGTTTACGTAAGAAGATTTTGAATACTAGTGAACGTCAAAAGGCTGATAAGAAACGTAAGAAAGCAAATTAA
- the def gene encoding peptide deformylase, with protein sequence MILMHDIVRDGHPVLRQVAKPLTFPLSEKYQKLAKDMMEYLINSQDPKIAEKHQLRAGVGLAAPQVGEGVQMAALLVPDDKGNIIFKDVFVNPTILSESVRQAAIAEGEGCLSVDELIEGYVPRPDKLKIRYYTVDGEEKTIRLKDYPAIVASHEIDHLNGHLFYDRINKENPFKLDEDTVIIS encoded by the coding sequence TTGATTTTAATGCATGATATTGTTCGTGATGGACACCCTGTTTTGCGTCAAGTAGCAAAACCTCTTACTTTTCCTTTATCTGAAAAATATCAAAAACTTGCTAAGGATATGATGGAATATTTAATTAATTCCCAAGATCCAAAAATTGCTGAAAAACATCAATTGCGTGCTGGTGTTGGTCTAGCCGCTCCCCAGGTAGGTGAAGGTGTGCAAATGGCAGCTTTATTAGTACCGGATGATAAAGGGAACATCATTTTTAAAGATGTTTTTGTAAATCCTACTATTCTTTCAGAATCAGTACGTCAAGCTGCTATCGCTGAAGGTGAGGGCTGTTTGAGTGTTGATGAACTTATTGAAGGTTACGTTCCCCGTCCTGATAAACTTAAAATTCGTTATTATACTGTAGACGGTGAAGAAAAAACAATTCGCTTAAAGGATTATCCAGCTATTGTGGCTTCACATGAAATTGATCACTTAAATGGTCATCTTTTCTATGACCGCATTAATAAAGAAAATCCTTTCAAACTAGACGAAGATACAGTCATTATTTCTTAA
- a CDS encoding SepM family pheromone-processing serine protease yields the protein MIKHKISRKWIYIWIGILLTLAVAFWPTNYYIEAPGSTDQISNYIQDSAKHDQANPNFYLVTVSERPAGVGDYLLSFFSKNETRISKKELLGNQNNRTYQQMQKYFMENSQNQAIYYAAKKAGISHKMQFLGVNVINVLSNSSFKGKLQPGDLIVAANNHQFRSSNSFMNYIQSLKKTSKIKIKVLRGKNYKTFTGRLVKLNNGKYGIGIELFDHTKVMTKPEIKINTQDIGGPSAGLMMSLVCYQLFTKENLSPKNKIAGTGTIDKSGHVGMIGGVDKKVVAASRSGMKVFFVPSEQPQGVRKDQTNYAEALKKAKKIHSKMKIIPVKRFDDALNYLIKYEKD from the coding sequence ATGATTAAGCATAAAATATCACGTAAATGGATCTATATTTGGATAGGCATTTTGCTAACCTTAGCTGTTGCGTTTTGGCCCACGAACTATTATATTGAAGCACCTGGATCAACAGATCAAATTAGTAATTATATTCAAGATTCTGCTAAGCATGATCAAGCCAATCCAAATTTTTATTTAGTAACAGTGAGTGAACGTCCAGCCGGTGTAGGAGACTATTTATTAAGTTTTTTTAGTAAAAATGAAACGAGGATTTCTAAGAAAGAGCTGTTAGGTAATCAAAATAATCGTACCTATCAACAAATGCAAAAATATTTTATGGAGAATAGTCAAAATCAGGCAATTTATTATGCTGCTAAAAAAGCAGGAATTTCTCATAAAATGCAGTTCCTAGGTGTCAATGTTATTAACGTTCTATCTAATTCTTCCTTTAAAGGAAAACTTCAACCTGGTGATTTGATTGTTGCAGCAAATAACCATCAATTTAGAAGCAGTAATTCTTTTATGAATTATATTCAATCTTTAAAGAAAACTAGTAAAATAAAAATTAAGGTACTAAGAGGGAAAAATTATAAAACTTTTACTGGAAGACTGGTTAAACTTAATAATGGAAAATATGGCATAGGAATTGAATTATTTGACCATACCAAGGTAATGACAAAGCCAGAAATTAAGATTAATACTCAAGATATTGGTGGGCCTTCTGCGGGCTTAATGATGAGCCTAGTATGTTACCAGCTTTTTACAAAAGAAAACTTATCTCCTAAAAACAAAATTGCTGGTACAGGAACGATAGATAAAAGTGGTCATGTGGGAATGATTGGTGGAGTTGATAAAAAGGTAGTTGCTGCTTCACGTAGTGGAATGAAGGTATTCTTTGTTCCTAGTGAACAACCACAAGGGGTAAGGAAAGATCAAACCAATTATGCAGAGGCTTTAAAAAAAGCTAAGAAAATTCATAGTAAAATGAAAATAATTCCTGTGAAAAGATTTGATGATGCTTTAAATTATTTAATTAAATATGAAAAAGATTGA